DNA sequence from the Poecilia reticulata strain Guanapo linkage group LG19, Guppy_female_1.0+MT, whole genome shotgun sequence genome:
acatttaaattagaatattacattcTTTTATTCATcccaataaaagaaacaaaactttttttcatacagAGATgtagtttttatgaaaaatatgtttaaaacctGCATAACGGTTATCAATCCTAATATATTACATAGGACTAAGATTTTCAGGTAAACTttggtttagttaatatttagTTGTTTCCTGTTGAGGCCTGTGATGTTGTTAATTTCTCATGGTTGCACTGGAAGATGAGAGCtgatcttctcctcctcttgctGCCAGATTCGTGAAGTTCTCCATGCCAAACATCCCAGACTTTGAGACGCTCTTCTCCCAAGTTCAGCTCTTCATTAGCACCTGTAATGGGGAGCACATTAGATATGCAACAGACACTTGTAAGTAAACTCTTGACGGTGAACAAAGCTCGTCTGTATCCTGTCTGCGGCGCTCATGGTGCCTTTTCTACTGCGGACTGATTGATTCGAACACAAACAGACGTGGATCCGGTTGTTCCCACCTGGAATTAAAAGCGTTTTTAGATTCACTTAAGTTATACTTGAATCATTTTggctacaaaaacaaataataatctAGTTCTGCATAGAGACACACAatttgagaagaagaagaatcaaATGTAGAGATGCAAAGACACTGAGCTTTTTGACCTGTAATTTAGCTTCGGAAGCCRAAGCTAAATTCTTACAGCATGCTTGATAAATAACTGATGGCAATTTTTGAAAACAGTACGACAAAAAAGTTGAATGATATCAAATGAGCCATTCATCAAAAAACTAACTGCTGTCTTTTATATGAAATATCgattattattttctctctccttgCAGTTGCTGGCCTCTGCCACCAATTGACAAACGCCCTAGTAGAGCGGAAACAGGTAAGAGCTTCAGCAGTGAATCGTTTTCTTGCTTCAGACATAATTTCATAGATGCCCATCTCAGTGAAGAATTTGACCTATTCCTTCGGTAAACATCGTAGACTTTATGACACCAAAGTCTACGACTTTATGAACGTAGACTTTATGAatgtaaaagtttcagtttcgtaaaactgaaacttttagtTTCTACTAACTTTTAGCAAAATTCTCATATTGTTCTGTTTTGAGCTGAAAAGTTTCAGGAAAAAGAaggattttcatttgttaatcTAGTCCTGAAACGGAAACCTCAGAAGTTATGGAGGATAAAGGACTGGACTTAGTTGTTCAAAGTCCTCATGCTTCCTTCTGCTGATGAGCTTTAcggagatgctgattttatattgaaaCTGTAACTTATGCAAAAGGACGTTTCAGTATTGGgaattatattttattggtttCAGGTAATATTCTTATCTTCTAAGTGAGGTAATTTGAGGTTTTCCTAGAATTGAAGCcgtcaaaatgaacagaaaaagtcattaaatatattgttCTATTTGTGGTGAAGCTACGTAATGAGCtacactgtttttatttcacgaACTAgtcttttaattttaagtagCTATTATGTGGCTTAAATGTGAATCGGTAGTCGTGGTACRCAATATTCACATGCCTGAGGACTGTTTGGagagctgaaatattttatggGTTCtgaagttgcattttttttcatgctcaTGCAACATTTAGCCATTTGGACAGCAAAAGCTCACACCAGACATAAATGGCtggcaaaaatgctaaagaaaacacagatcagatAGACAGGAGAGAAGAAAACGGGAATAACTGATATCGTTATTGCAATATTCCCTAATATTATTGCCGTCACAAGATTCTCTATTATCATTCAGCCCTGACTGATAGGAATTAGAACAAAAAGTTAATGTGGATCTTCAGTCATAGATTGTAGTTTTCAGGACAatcacaatctttaaaaagcctcacttgctgataccaattttttatttattttttaataagtttttgtTAGTGACAGTGGGGTGACGGTTGTTAATCGCACATGCAGACGTGACCTGGTGGGCGAGTCAGGCAGGCAGCTCTCTAACAGCAGAGCAGATGAGGACGGTGGcagattttcagacctttgcagAGCCAGATAAGATCAGTCTCACATTGAGTTATGCTGGCTTTCAGACTCTCAGCAGTCTGCACTGTGGCAGCTCATGAAGACAGGAAagttctgatttctgttttcaccactgccgtttgttgttttctgaacttttacaacttttgtAGCCCAGCTTCTCTTCTCAGTTCTGGCtttacttcctgtctgctgcagCACACATCCAGCTTTGTAAAACCCTTTTATGAGGGTTCGTCTCTCTACTTGCTGTATTTACAGTCCAGCTGCTCATTGTGTGCTCCATGCAGGACAGAGATCATCTCTCATAAAGTCAAAGGGTCTGCTTGACACACTTATGGTGAAATAGTAAATCAGTCATGCTGCACTTAGCTTGCTGCTACATGAAACCACCACTTCCTTCTAGTTCAGTCGCTGGTCTAGAtcttgtgtgtgtgggtgtttttctttttaatgttgctcTGACATGTGGCGGTCATTTCACCCTTAGCTTAGAATGATTTTCAAGGCCTAAgagaggtgttttttttctattttcttctcagaataaatatttggctgcattttaaaacaatttcagtttaaCTTAATGcttccatcttcttcttcttcagcctTTGAGGGGTGTCGTCATCCTAAAACAGGCAATAGACAAAATGCAGATGAACACAAACCAACTTACCTCAGTTCATGCAGACCTGTGTCAGGTGAGTCGGCCATTTTCTCCCCCGTTCCTGTCCGGTCCAGTCCAatctggtccggtccggtccaacTCCGCCGCCCTCACCGTCCTCTCGTTCTCCTGTAGCTGTGCTTATTAGCGAAATGCTTCAAGCCCGCTCTGCCCTTCTTGGAGGTGGACATGATGGACATCTGCAAGGAGAACGGAGCCTATGACGCAAAGCACTTTTTATGTTACTACTACTACGGCGGCATGATCTACACGGGcctgaaaaactttgaaagagcACTGTATTTTTATGAACAGGTACGCTCCCGTTAGCTCGTCCGACGTCGCAGCCAGTCGTTCTCCAAGGGGGACACTAACCCGTCTGGTGTTCCTCGACAGGCGATAACCACTCCGGCCATGGCGGTGAGTCACATCATGTTGGAAGCCTATAAGAAGTACATCCTGGTGTCGCTCATTCTCCACGGCAAAGTGCAGCAGCTGCCCAAGTACACTTCACAGATAGTAGGAAGGTTCATCAAGGTAGGAACTGGATCACAACGCTGGTGCTTTCTCTGCTTTAGCAAAACAAGTGGATAGAAATTCTGTCTAATGTCTGACCTGCAGGCTGACTCTTCTTCTTTAGAGTACTTTGAAGAGCAGCTACCAGAAtatagcattttagctaacattagcattctCCATTTTAAGCAAGTTATTCATGCTGTTCaactttctccttttgtctcacCTTCAGcgtattttattgggatgttGAATGATAAACCAGCTCAAAGTTGCACCTAGTTGTGAGGTttaaggaagaaataaaaaaaaatctaaatctgaaatTAGAGTGGCATCAATAGCAGTTTTCTGGTCGATCAGTAATCTTTAAAtggcctgacctgccgattctgattttggccaatactgTGACTTGATGGTTTTGGGTTCACATGACAAAAAGCTTGGTTTATAtgaaagcatattcatgtgtctagtcaaagtccagacctaaatacattttgcattacgttctgactgagcttgaactCCAAAAACtcccatgtttttgttttggtctatcgcataaaatcccaataaaatccatAACGTTTGTGGGTTGAAAGGTGAAAAATGGGGCATGAATACTTCTGTAAGTGAAGAAATTATATCAGCCAGTTAAGGCCTGAGCGTACCGTTTTCCTCTCCTGCTGTAACCGTGGTTTCCGCCTCCACCCACAGCCCCTGAGCAACGCCTACCACGAGCTGGCTCAGGTCTACTCCACCAACAACCCCGCCGAGCTGCGCAGCCTGGTCAACAAACACAATGAGACGTTCACACGAGACAACAACACAGGCCTGGTCAAGCAGTGCCTCTCTTCCCTCTACAAGAAGAACATCCAGAGGCTAACAAAGGTGGGGACTCTGGGCGATTAACTCGCACCAATTGTCTTAATGTTGGAAATGCGCACTGATTAAATTGGGTTTTAAATGgaatgaaatgaaactaaactgTAAGGTAAAATTAGTGACGCAGTAGCATAAAACAAGCAGTTGATTTGGATATCCAATCATCAGCCATTAATCGTTCTTTGAAGACAAGTCTTCTCTGTTCTGAAGCTGGCACAAAATAAAACGAACAAAACCAGCGGAAAGATTTCAATCACATGAGACAAAGCATAGCTAAtgagaaaaatgatttaaagatgTTAACAGTTTAGCTAGATTTTCAGCTTCCTATCCTGAAATGATGACATTTGTAACTAGAAGCCTGTGTTCAATCTGCTTTTGGAAAGTCTTGCTCACATGATCCTGAAAGTGACCTCAGAAAAACTCATGAAATATTCCAAGGAATCAGGGAAAGCCTGTGAAATCCAGTGGTATTAGGATTTCACTGTTTTCATggtaaaaatttttaaaatttattaaatcGGGTACTTAGATTAACCAACAATACAGTTTAGattgcatagtttttttttttctataaatgtttattttatgagttAATTTTGGTTTCTGAAGTTTAATGTACCAATACTAATATTTAGacctgattttatttagaggtaaaAATATTGTGCTACTcctgaaaatatgttgaatgtATACGGTTTAAACAagaagaaatagtttttttaaggtcaaactttatttatatagcacatttacaacaaCCTTAGatgaccaaagtgcttcacaataattaaaatataaatatataataaaataagaaattacatttgatttaaaaaaatacaataataaaattagCAGTAAATTACCAGTAATACATTAGGAATAAAACCAACACTTACTTAATTTCAGTTGCACTGATTTCCCAAAAACTCGTATTAATTCAAATGTACTTTAATCAAGTAGGTCACTTAAAATTTGCTGCTGCAGTGCTAAAAatctaagtaaaataaatttgctgttCTCCACAAGACCGGCTTCAGTGGGTCTCcaatgacttcctgttttgtctGATCCCCGCAGACTTTCCTGACGTTGTCTTTGCAAGACATGGCGAGTCGAGTGCAGCTCTCAGGTCCCCAGGAAGCAGAGAAATACGTCTTACACATGGTGAGTCTGTGCACAGAAACAACTTTGAgctgtttcaaatattttctcttttaaattttaacGCTGTTGGCAGCGGTTCAtgtaataatacaaaaaaaaatgtgcatttcagATTGAAGATGGCGAGATCTATGCTAGCATTAACCAAAAGGACGGTATGGTCTGCTTCCATGACAACCCCGAAAAATACAACAACCCAGCAATGCTCCACAAAATAGATCAAGAGGTGATCCTGAAATCTgcctgtggatttttttctgcttgaatATCCTGGTTAAAGCTACTATAATCAAAATCACTGTTTCATTATCATTACTTACAGATGTTGAAATGTATAGAGCTGGATGAGAAACTAAAGTCTATGGATCAAGAAATTACAGTAAACCCACAGTTTGTGCAGAAGGTGAGTGTTTTATATCTGCTTTAGTGATGGCAATTATAACAAATGTCTCGTGTTCATGCAAAAATTATATCAATTATGAgaataattgatttaaaaaaaggaacattttacaAGATGGTCTAAATATAATCAGTAAAATAGATGTTGATTACAATTACTGCCTTCTGTAGTAACTATAATTaacattatcaaaataatttaacatatgTGTCATGTTATGAGATAAAGGGATAAAAAACCCTTAGTTCAAAGACTCGTTTGAACTAACTTTTTGTAATATTACACCAAAATCAAAGTTTGGTATGTAACCGAGGTTCAAAATTGGAATTAAAAAGGTTTCGGAAATGTTCTTCCcgttttaacaatttttttttttttttaggaaaatcgGATAAAATAGAAATGACTAGCATTGGTTGAGTCAGTTTATTTGGGCTTAATTTTACACCACATAAATTTTGATCCaccaaagagaaaataaaaatatttaaacaattacAACTCACTGATATGAAGGATACCATGTTCTTCTTGATCACCATTTACTAACGTTTATTACCAGACACAACAAAGCACAGCATTTTTTGGCACGTTTGGCTTTCCATCAATGTTCCCTCTAATTTTGTCATGTGTCTGGGCATACACAAAAGC
Encoded proteins:
- the cops3 gene encoding COP9 signalosome complex subunit 3; translation: MASALEQFVNNVRQLSAQGQMTQLCELINKSGELLAKNLSHLDTVLGALDIQEHSLGVLAVLFVKFSMPNIPDFETLFSQVQLFISTCNGEHIRYATDTFAGLCHQLTNALVERKQPLRGVVILKQAIDKMQMNTNQLTSVHADLCQLCLLAKCFKPALPFLEVDMMDICKENGAYDAKHFLCYYYYGGMIYTGLKNFERALYFYEQAITTPAMAVSHIMLEAYKKYILVSLILHGKVQQLPKYTSQIVGRFIKPLSNAYHELAQVYSTNNPAELRSLVNKHNETFTRDNNTGLVKQCLSSLYKKNIQRLTKTFLTLSLQDMASRVQLSGPQEAEKYVLHMIEDGEIYASINQKDGMVCFHDNPEKYNNPAMLHKIDQEMLKCIELDEKLKSMDQEITVNPQFVQKSMGSQEDDVGSKTSSYS